GCTCGAGGCCAGAGCGTTTCACGAGATTGGAGCCTGATATGTAAGGGCACCCGCTACTCCAATGAGTTTGCGGCTTTTTTAAAAGAATTTGTTGGATAAACACCCCATAACAGGGCGATCTCTTGAGCGTTATTATCCTATACAGGGCGACCAATTTGAGCGGGCCTACAAAGAGCATTTAAGTGGTTTTTCTGAGTGGTCTGATGCTGAACATGCGCAATCATGGCTTCTATTTCCTGAGAATATGGGAGCCTCTCTCAGTATCGATGAAACATCACTTTCCAGAGGAGAGCTCTACACGATAATATCAAACAAGAGTGCTCGCGGGCGCAAAGGCACCATCGTTGCTATTGTTAAAGGAACGAAGATAAACGATGTTGTTAAAGTAGTAAAGACACTCCCGTTTGAAACGCGCCTGCTGGTTAAAGAGGTCACAATGGACTTTTCTGACAGCATGCATGCCATTGTAGAAAAGTGCTTTCCGGATGCCATAATAACGCTGGATCGCTTTCATGTTCAGCAGTTATGTAATGAGGCTATGCAGGAGACCAGGCTGCAAATAAAGCGTGAGGCGCGCAAAATGGAAATTGAGAATCGAGAGCAGCACAAAATGAAGTTGCATCGGAGAATGGTCAGCAGAAAGAAAAATAAGGTTAGTAACCGTGGCAGGAAACCTAATCGCAAGAATGAAGCCTATAAACCCGAATACCTTGAAAATGGAGACACCTTATGTGAATTGGTTACACGCAGCAGATACCTTCTTATGACCTCTGCCGACAACTGGACCGAGACTCAAAAGCTAAGAGCTGAGCTTCTATTTAAGTACTTTCCAAAACTGAGAACCGCCTATAGCCTGACACACTCCTTACGCATGATCTTTTCCAACAAGATGGCAACAAAGGAGTCGGCGGCAGAGGCACTAAAGAAGTGGTATAACAAAGTGACTGATTTTGAAAATGACGCATTCAATACGGTTTCAGCAACAATCTATCAAAGAGAAAAGGAGATCTTGAACTACTTTGTTAACCGGTCAACCAATGCATCAGCAGAATCCCTTAATGCGAAAATCAAACACTTTAGGACCCAACTTAGAGGAGTCATTGATGTTAACTTCTTTCTCTACAGGTTAACTCTAATTTATGCATGAGCTAAACACATGTTTTTGCGGGTGATCCAGAATTTAACAACGAATTGGAAAATATTGAAATTTTGAAAAGGGTTAATTTAATTACACCTGAAAATATTCATATCAATTCATTTATGTATGAACCTATTTTAGATATGGGTGATTTTGAATTAAGAGATTTATATGAAGCTGTTAAAAAATTAGTTGATGAATAAAAGCGGCTAACAATGTGTATAAGCAATGGCGGGTAAAGTACTATAAATAAAACGAATATGAATAAAATAAACAGCGGTGCGAATATGAAACAATGTGAGGAAAACCCCGCCACTGCTCATACACTTGACCGTTATGGTGCATTTTAACAGACATATTTACAGCATTTTAGACTCAAATAAGATTGCCAATAATTATTTAAATAAAGCCTTTTACGATTAGAATAGTTTGTTTAAATTTGTATCCAAATGAATACATTTTGATGAATGTATATAATTGAGAAGACAGAAGAATTTGACAAATGGCTGAGAAAACTTAAAGATTTAAGAGCCAAAGCCAAAATATTGTTTCGTATTCAAAAGATTGAGAATGATGAACACTTTGGCGACTGCAAACTTGTTGGGAATGGTATTCGGGAGTTGAAAATTGACTTTGCTAAAGGATACAGGGTATACTTTAAAGAATCTGACGGAAAAATCATTATCCTGCTTATTGGTGGAGATAAATCAACTCAGCAGAGAGACATTGAAAAGGCAAAAGAGATTTTAAAACGAATTAAAAAGTAAAGAGATGGGAACATCAAAATTTGATATAGCTGACTATTTAGATAGTAACGAGATGATTGCTGAATATCTTAATACTGTTTTAGCAGAGGGAAACGAAGCCGATGTAATTGTAGCTATTGGACATATAGCAAAATCAATCGGCATGACCAAAATTGCTCAAGAAACTGGATTAAGTAGGACAAGTTTATACAAAGCTTTATCGGAAGGTGCAAAACCTCAGTTTGAGACGATTATGAAAGTATTAAAAGCAATAGGCGGACAGATACAAATAAATCCCATGAATGCATAAAAAAACGCACCATAATATATAGGAATATGAGCGGTCGGAACGACCCAGCGATTATTCTCGGTTGAACTACATCCCGCTAGGTCTGCAGCCTGCTTTTATGGACTTTAAGTCGGTTTTTGATGTTTTTGGCAAGGGCACCCGTGGTACCGTCTTCCCGTTTTTAAGCATTTGAACTTAAGAAGTGACTGGTCGTAGTGGCTGAGAAGTTGAAAATCTGTTCCTTTTTGGCTGAAAACCTACCGTTAAGGCAATACGATGCCGAACCTCATGTCAATGAAGTTTTTAAGGGGGTGTTTTGTAGGTTACTGCAACTTCGCAAAAAGCAATGAGGGCAGATTTCCTGCGGGTGACCGTATCCTGGGTAAGGTTCTAATGACAATCAGACGACCCTCTTTGCAATGCGGACATTTGGTTAGGTCAAATCCAGTCAGCCTTAAAATGCGCTCTGAGGCCGTTTCATCGTTTTGGTCAGCTGCCATCTGTTCAATGTCGGGCTTTTCATCGGGCACAAATTGTAAATCCAGATGAAGCTTTGTAGAGTGATGATAAATGCCGAATCGTCGAATACGCACATAACCATCGGGCATTACATGCAAAGAGAATCTACGCAGAAACTCTTCGCCGGTCAGTGATACCGGTTTCTTTTGTGCCCGGTCCCGGTAGTCTTTAGCTACGAAAGTTACGTGTATTGGATCAACGTTCAAGATCCGCTGGTTGCTGATGGCAATGCGATGGGTGTATTGCCCCAGATACCTGATAACATGCT
The genomic region above belongs to Xiashengella succiniciproducens and contains:
- a CDS encoding addiction module antidote protein, giving the protein MGTSKFDIADYLDSNEMIAEYLNTVLAEGNEADVIVAIGHIAKSIGMTKIAQETGLSRTSLYKALSEGAKPQFETIMKVLKAIGGQIQINPMNA
- a CDS encoding type II toxin-antitoxin system RelE/ParE family toxin, with protein sequence MYIIEKTEEFDKWLRKLKDLRAKAKILFRIQKIENDEHFGDCKLVGNGIRELKIDFAKGYRVYFKESDGKIIILLIGGDKSTQQRDIEKAKEILKRIKK
- a CDS encoding transposase, producing the protein MDKHPITGRSLERYYPIQGDQFERAYKEHLSGFSEWSDAEHAQSWLLFPENMGASLSIDETSLSRGELYTIISNKSARGRKGTIVAIVKGTKINDVVKVVKTLPFETRLLVKEVTMDFSDSMHAIVEKCFPDAIITLDRFHVQQLCNEAMQETRLQIKREARKMEIENREQHKMKLHRRMVSRKKNKVSNRGRKPNRKNEAYKPEYLENGDTLCELVTRSRYLLMTSADNWTETQKLRAELLFKYFPKLRTAYSLTHSLRMIFSNKMATKESAAEALKKWYNKVTDFENDAFNTVSATIYQREKEILNYFVNRSTNASAESLNAKIKHFRTQLRGVIDVNFFLYRLTLIYA